Proteins encoded by one window of Lathyrus oleraceus cultivar Zhongwan6 chromosome 1, CAAS_Psat_ZW6_1.0, whole genome shotgun sequence:
- the LOC127081654 gene encoding serine/threonine-protein kinase-like protein ACR4: MNLAEHIAYDTIMATLSISLIILGIILFFACKKKPVESEETLPVKHTARAYPLTEIDAATNGFNHRRIVGKGRLGTVYAGKLESEELVAVKRIHPVLVLSNAGFGFSSVIKWLSLAHHPNVVPIIGFSEAPGERIIAMEFVQTANLEIYLHENHDGVSSSLLDWNKRFKIAAGVAKGLQYLHEVVAPNIIHGCVKSSNILIDVNFCARVSDYGLNFLGLVEKRGLIGYVDDEYWKEGIRGGGVCKESDVYGLGVILLELLSGRGCEGGLLVKWALPLIKDMRFSEVLDPRLMIPSDMKAIVRLAKVALACVGNSRKCRPCVDHVATILNALEMEVCYLSN, encoded by the exons ATGAACCTTGCTGAACATATTGCTTATGACACAATCATGGCAACTCTATCAATATCTCTCATAATTCTTGGCATCATCCTCTTCTTCGCTTGTAAAAAGAAACCAGTTGAATCAGAAGAAACACTTCCAGTGAAACACACGGCTCGTGCATACCCTTTAACAGAAATTGATGCTGCCACAAATGGCTTCAACCATAGAAGAATTGTCGGAAAAGGTCGTTTAGGAACAGTTTATGCAGGGAAACTAGAATCAGAAGAACTCGTAGCTGTGAAACGCATTCACCCTGTTCTTGTTTTAAGCAACGCAGGATTCGGTTTCTCATCAGTGATCAAATGGCTCTCTTTAGCTCATCACCCTAACGTTGTTCCCATAATAGGATTCTCAGAAGCACCAG GTGAAAGAATTATAGCGATGGAGTTTGTTCAAACCGCGAATTTGGAAATTTACTTGCATGAAAATCATGATGGAGTTTCTTCTTCACTTTTGGATTGGAACAAGAGGTTTAAGATTGCAGCTGGAGTAGCTAAAGGGCTTCAATATCTTCATGAAGTGGTAGCACCAAATATTATACATGGTTGTGTTAAGTCTTCTAATATTCTTATTGATGTTAATTTTTGTGCTAGGGTTTCTGATTATGGACTTAATTTTTTAGGGTTAGTTGAAAAAAGAGGGTTAATTGGTTATGTGGATGATGAATATTGGAAAGAAGGAATTAGGGGTGGAGGGGTTTGTAAGGAAAGTGATGTTTATGGGTTAGGGGTGATTTTGTTGGAGCTTTTGAGTGGAAGAGGGTGTGAGGGTGGATTATTGGTGAAATGGGCATTACCTTTGATTAAGGATATGAGATTTAGTGAAGTTTTGGATCCTAGGTTGATGATTCCTAGTGATATGAAAGCTATTGTTAGGTTAGCAAAAGTTGCTTTAGCTTGTGTTGGTAATTCAAGGAAATGTAGGCCTTGTGTGGATCATGTGGCAACCATTTTGAATGCTTTAGAGATGGAAGTTTGTTACTTATCAAATTAG